TAGCGGTGTGCCAGTTCGCCTTCGAGACGGAAGCCGTCCATCCACTCATAACCGAGAGCAACGGCTTCGCGCCAATTGCCTTCGCCCTGGATGTCGCCATTCAGGGAGCCCGAGACACTTGTGTCACCAGGACCGCCGTAACCGACAGCGCCACGCACATACCAGCCTTCGTCAGCGAACGCGGGTCCCGCTGCCAGGAAGGCCCCGACGGCGACCGCCGTAAAAAGCCGTTTCTTCATCATTCCCCCTCCGGGAGCAGCGCTCCCTTGGTGTGACTGACCGTCTTCGACCGAATGTCGAACACGAGGAACCCTGCCCATTCGAGCGTTTCCTATGATTTTCACTACTACAATTAGATCGCGAGCGCTACACCGCATGGAAGGAAATCAAGCATTTGGTGTAAAATTTCTCGCTCGTTGCAGGGACGCCACACCTGCACCCGACCGGTTTTTGGTCGGAACAGATTGTGCAACACATTTCAACAACTTACATAAGTTGAACTGAAGAACGAGCAAGCGCAATTCACATCAAAACTGTAGCAAGTTTGCATCGCTCAGCCCAAATGGGTGCCGCTGTCAGTCAAAACTGGCGACGACGGGCCCCGGCATGGACCGAGATGTCACCGGTAGGGCCGGCGAGTGGGATTCGTGAGCCGCGAGATAGGCGTCGATCACACCACTGTCCCGTCGGTAGAGATCATTGAGGTACCGCACCCGCCCGTCAGGGTCGCCGACCACGGTCCAATAAGCGATATGGACCGGTATGCGGTCATCCAGCCAGACGACTGTCGGCGAGCTGCCCGCCACAACCTCGTCGATGCGCGCCCGGCTCCAGCCATCCTGGCCATCCAGCACCCATTGCGCGAGAGCGAGAGGGTCCTGGACGCGGATACATCCGGCGGAGAAGTCACGCCGGGTTCTCACGAACTGGTCGCGTTCCGTCGTATCGTGGATGTAGATATTGTTGCGATTGGGAAAGATGAATTTGACCTCCCCCATCGGATTGGTCGCCCCGGGCGGCTGGGACATGCGGTAAGGCCAGTCGCCCCCCCAGCGGCTCCAGTCTATCTCGTAGACGGAAATCGCCTCACCGCTCCGGTTATAGATGCGAAAGCCCAGTTCACGGGCGAGCGACGGGTTGCGTCGGAAAGACTGGAAGCGCGGCCGCGCCGAGCCGTTCGGCAAACCCCACCAGGGATTAAGCACAATATACTGCATGTCCTCGGAAAATTCGGGCGTAGAACTGGCCTGGCGTCCCACCATGACCTCATGCTCCCGGGCCAGCTGACCATCTTCCCAGGCTTCCAGCCGGAAGTCGGCCAGATTGACCCAGATATGGCGGCGGCCCAGATCGCGGGTACGCCAGCGACGCTGCTCGAGATTGGCCATCAATTGCCCGATCCGGCG
The window above is part of the Maricaulis maris MCS10 genome. Proteins encoded here:
- a CDS encoding L,D-transpeptidase family protein → MTTYLAAGLAVLLACSAATGAQGPDPDADTAREAETVISAAPPAALPVRPVADLERWSGRITGWTASHREAIAVRLFDAPSHGLPDLEAHAIAILEGQGSEAELNRLAGLAYLRFAGWLEFGLIDPETHAPRVLLDEEAAMLVRRLGWAFETGDAAQAIDDAAPTVRDYDTLRAEMMRVLAVTPIWPGVQSGPSLSAGDVGGRVDQLRTRLTAEGLLDGDWQEGDHYDIRLETAVRRYQGRTNLAPSGRMDQATLRQLNLPPDRRIGQLMANLEQRRWRTRDLGRRHIWVNLADFRLEAWEDGQLAREHEVMVGRQASSTPEFSEDMQYIVLNPWWGLPNGSARPRFQSFRRNPSLARELGFRIYNRSGEAISVYEIDWSRWGGDWPYRMSQPPGATNPMGEVKFIFPNRNNIYIHDTTERDQFVRTRRDFSAGCIRVQDPLALAQWVLDGQDGWSRARIDEVVAGSSPTVVWLDDRIPVHIAYWTVVGDPDGRVRYLNDLYRRDSGVIDAYLAAHESHSPALPVTSRSMPGPVVASFD